A genome region from Pangasianodon hypophthalmus isolate fPanHyp1 chromosome 11, fPanHyp1.pri, whole genome shotgun sequence includes the following:
- the slc4a10a gene encoding sodium-driven chloride bicarbonate exchanger isoform X4: protein MQQRASERSSFNCQRNDEEAVLDRGGTRSMLNTNFEKEELEGHRTLYIGVHVPLGRRSHRRHRHHGHRHRKRSRERDSGTEDGRESPSYTDTPSQRVQFLLGMEDEDEEHIPHALFTELDEICLREGEDAEWKETARWLKFEEDVEDGGERWSKPYVATLSLHSLFELRSCILNGIVMLDMRANSLEEIADMVLDQHETSVTIGEEVRRKIRNALLKQHHHQNQKKLANRIPIVRSFADIGKKQSEPHSMDKNGQMVSPQSQPSCTEGRGDGSRENSAVDFSKIDLHFMKKIPPGAEASNILVGELEFLEKPVVAFVRLSPAVLLNGLAEVPITTRFLFILLGPMGKGPQYHEIGRSIATLMTDEVFHDVAYKAKDRSDLVAGIDEFLDQVTVLPPGEWDPTIRIEPPKNVPSQEKRKIPSLPNGVTELGETEEHGGHGGPELQRTGKFFGGFILDIKRKIRHYLSDYTDAISLQCLASFLFLYCACMSPVITFGGLLGEATENRISAIESLFGASMTGIAYSLFAGQPLTILGSTGPVLVFEKILFKFCKEYGLSYLSLRVCIGLWTAFFCLVLVATDASSLVCYITRFTEEAFASLICIIFIYEALEKLVHLGETYPFNMHNDLNNLTHYSCVCTEPKEPSNSTLQHWQKKNITSSEINWLGLDVKSCVELRGEFQGSACGHHGPYIPDVLFWSIILFFATVAMSFFLKEFKTSRYFPTKVRAIISDFAVFITIVTMVGTDFALGIPSPKLQVPNEFKPTRDDRGWIVSPLGPNPWWTILIAFIPALLCTILIFMDQQITAVIINRKEHKLKKGCGYHLDLFVVGVMLGVCSVMGLPWFVAATVLSITHVNSLKLESECSAPGEQPKFLGIREQRFTGLMIFVLMGCSVFMTSILKFIPMPVLYGVFLYMGASSLRGIQFFDRLKLFGMPAKHQPDFIYLRHVPLRKVHLFTIIQLSCLVLLWVIKTSRAAIVFPMMVLALLFIRKLLDFIFTKRELSWLDDLMPESKKKKLEDAQKEESHSVMVEDEGIVQVPLEGHYKDDPSTVNISDEMTKTSFGNIWKSLSTDNSKNDKSAKSSLS, encoded by the exons GTCACCGTACTCTGTACATCGGGGTGCATGTCCCACTCGGTCGGAGGTCACACAGGCGACATCGTCACCATGGACACCGTCACAGGAAGAggtcaagagagagagactcaggaaCTGAGGATGGCCGGGAATCTCCCTCATACA CAGACACTCCGTCTCAGAGGGTGCAGTTTTTGTTGGGGATggaagatgaggatgaggagcaCATTCCTCATGCACTCTTCACTGAGCTGGATGAAATTTgtctgagagagggagaggatgCTGAGTGGAAAGAGACTGCAAG ATGGCTGAAATTTGAGGAGGATGTGGAGGACGGAGGGGAGAGATGGAGTAAACCCTATGTAGCCACACTGTCTCTGCACAGCCTGTTTGAGCTGCGCAGCTGCATCCTCAatggcatcgtcatgctggacaTGAGAGCTAACTCTCTAGAGGAGATTGCAG ACATGGTTCTCGACCAGCACGAGACATCAGTCACTATCGGAGAGGAGGTGCGTAGGAAAATCCGCAATGCTCTTCTCAAACAGCACCACCACCAAAACCAGAAGAAACTGGCCAACCGCATCCCCATCGTCCGCTCATTCGCTGACATCGGGAAGAAGCAGTCCGAGCCACACTCTATGGATAAGAACG GTCAGATGGTGTCACCTCAGTCACAGCCGAGCTGCACAGAGGGCCGAGGCGATGGCAGTCGAGAGAACAGTGCAGTGGACTTCAGTAAG ATAGATCTCCATTTTATGAAGAAGATCCCACCAGGAGCAGAGGCGTCCAACATCCTGGTTGGAGAACTGGAGTTCCTGGAGAAGCCAGTGGTGGCGTTTGTGCGGCTTTCTCCAGCTGTGCTGCTCAATGGCTTGGCTGAAGTCCCCATCACCACCAG ATTTCTGTTTATACTGCTGGGGCCGATGGGAAAGGGGCCTCAGTACCATGAGATCGGACGCTCCATTGCCACACTAATGACAGATGAG GTGTTCCATGATGTGGCATATAAGGCGAAGGACCGCAGTGATTTGGTTGCTGGAATTGATGAGTTTTTGGACCAGGTGACAGTGCTACCACCAGGAGAGTGGGACCCCACCATCAGGATAGAGCCACCCAAGAACGTGCCCTCTCAG gagaaaaggaaaattcCTTCTCTGCCTAATGGAGTGACTGAGctgggagagacagaggagcaTGGAGGCCATGGAGGACCTGAATTACAGCGCACTGGAaa GTTTTTTGGAGGCTTTATCCTCGATATAAAACGCAAAATTCGTCACTACCTTTCTGACTACACTGATGCCATCAGCCTGCAGTGTCTGGCCTCCTTCCTGTTCCTCTACTGCGCGTGCATGTCTCCTGTCATCACTTTCGGAGGTCTGCTGGGGGAGGCCACAGAGAATCGAATA AGTGCTATTGAGTCTTTGTTCGGCGCATCTATGACTGGGATAGCGTACTCTCTGTTTGCTGGGCAGCCTCTCACTATCCTGGGCAGCACTGGTCCTGTCTTGGTGTTTGAGAAGATCCTCTTCAAATTCTGCAA GGAATATGGACTGTCCTACCTCTCCTTGCGTGTGTGTATCGGGCTGTGGACGGCTTTCTTCTGCCTGGTCCTGGTGGCCACAGATGCCAGTTCACTGGTGTGCTACATCACTCGCTTCACAGAGGAAGCCTTTGCTTCACTCATCTGCATCATTTTCATCTATGAAGCTCTGGAGAAACTAGTGCACCTGGGAGAGACATATCCCTTCAACATGCACAATGACCTCAACAATCTCACCCACTACtc CTGTGTTTGCACGGAGCCAAAAGAGCCAAGCAACAGCACCCTGCAGCACTGGCAGAAGAAGAACATCACCAGCTCTGAGATCAATTGGTTAGGTCTGGACGTCAAG AGCTGTGTGGAGCTTAGGGGCGAGTTCCAGGGCAGTGCATGCGGCCATCACGGCCCCTACATCCCCGATGTTCTCTTCTGGTCCATCATCCTGTTCTTCGCCACCGTCGCCATGTCTTTCTTCCTCAAGGAGTTCAAAACTAGCCGCTACTTCCCCACCAAg GTGAGGGCAATCATCAGTGACTTTGCAGTCTTCATCACTATCGTCACCATGGTGGGGACCGACTTTGCTCTGGGGATTCCCTCTCCCAAACTGCAGGTCCCCAATGAATTTAAA CCTACCAGAGATGACCGCGGCTGGATCGTCAGCCCTCTGGGACCAAATCCGTGGTGGACAATCCTCATCGCCTTCATCCCAGCACTGCTTTGCACCATCCTCATCTTCATGGACCAGCAAATCACGGCTGTCATCATTAACAGGAAGGAACACAAGCTGAAG AAAGGCTGTGGCTACCATCTGGACCTGTTTGTGGTGGGAGTGATGCTTGGAGTGTGTTCGGTTATGGGACTACCGTGGTTCGTGGCTGCTACCGTGCTCTCCATCACACATGTGAACAGCTTGAAGCTGGAGTCTGAGTGCTCAGCGCCGGGAGAGCAGCCCAAGTTTCTAGGAATCAGAGAGCAGCGCTTCACCGGCCTTATGATCTTCGTCCTCATGGGCTGCTCTGTCTTCATGACTTCCATCCTAAAG TTCATCCCAATGCCTGTGTTATATGGCGTTTTCTTATACATGGGGGCATCATCTCTCAGAGGCATACAG TTCTTTGACCGTCTGAAGTTGTTTGGGATGCCAGCGAAACACCAGCCGGACTTCATCTACCTGAGACATGTTCCTCTGAGGAAGGTCCACCTGTTTACCATCATCCAGCTCAGCTGCCTTGTCCTCCTCTGGGTCATCAAAACCTCCAGAGCTGCTATCGTTTTCCCCATGATG GTGTTAGCGTTACTTTTCATCCGTAAGCTGCTGGACTTCATCTTCACGAAGAGGGAGCTCAGCTGGCTCGATGACCTCATGCCTGAgagcaagaagaaaaaattgGAGGATGCACAGAAAGAG GAGAGCCACAGTGTGATGGTGGAGGATGAGGGAATTGTCCAGGTGCCACTTGAAGGGCATTACAA GGATGACCCGTCCACAGTCAACATTTCAGATGAAATGACCAAAACATCTTTTGGAAATATCTGGAAAAGCCTCAGTACTGACAACagcaaaaatgataaaagtgCAAAAAG CTCCCTCTCCTAA